The following nucleotide sequence is from Glycine max cultivar Williams 82 chromosome 9, Glycine_max_v4.0, whole genome shotgun sequence.
TATGTGGCCTTTTCTTCTGCGTTCTTTCACGTCACACATATTGGGCATTTTGCGTCCACACACAATAACCATCTCACTCTTCAATAAATCTTTGCCCCTTCCAaacttcattttctctcctcgTGGttacacatttatattttacaatggATCACATTTATCTTCTATAGAAAACAATTTTGTTCGAATACAATTATTATCAATAATATCACTTTCAGCGGCGGATCTATATGAAGGATAATTAAGATAattgttttcataaaataattccttttattagaatatattgcataaatatttttttccacaaaaaataaatattatccccataagataatttttttaataagatgaatgttaatagttataaaaaataaaagaaaaaataaattaataccaAATTTATccctttattcttttaaattttattatttttaattttttattaccatTTTAATAAAGCTTATATgatttttgcttttaaaaaatattagactaTTTTTTATTGCTACTGAACAAAATTTCTAGATTGTATACTAAGAACTCGAGATATCTAATTAAACTTTTGATATAAATCTTCTATCCaagacaattatattatattcaagTTGAGTAGGATAATGGTTTTTAATGCAGTTACATATAACTAATTGGATCAACTggttgtaataaaaaattaatctcattCCTAGTGAAAAtgcatttatattaaaaaaaaactaaaattataaaaaaaattgcaaactaGTATCATCACAACTCCCAAAGAAACAATAATGACCgataaatacaaattaaaaaacataaacaagcctaagaaaaaacataaacaaagcTCGATTTCGAGCATTTGTGTGTCAAATATTAAAACCCAAATGCGTGAACGACAACAACGATGatgcttaattaatttattgctcTACTTCAtaatttcttcataaaaaattgCATATCCACTACCAAAATACCATATATATACAAATTCTCAAATCTCAACAACCTCTCCAAAGTCTTGAAGGAGAGAAGCTTAATAGTTAAAATCCAACACAAGGACTATTATTTTTCATCACTATTCTTATTATCATTACCAGACATGCATACAGCTAGAGTTGTAGTTGTTGTACCACGATTCCCTAACGGAAGAACCACTTAACCCACCGTCCCATATCCTAACGACGCTGCCGTTAAGCTCCGTCAAGTCCTGCCACCTGTACCACCCGTTCTCGCTCTCCCCATTTCTCAACTGCAACAACCTCTCCCACCTATTCCACCACTCCGTTTCGGTCCCCTCTTTCTCTTTCCACGCCGTTAACAACCCCTCATTCTCATCGCACGTGCATTGCATGCCCATGTCCTCCTCCTCGTAATAAACGGTAAACTTCCCCTTCCTCTCGCCGTTTTCTTCACTGTTATTTTCTCCTCGTAATAACGGTGGAGAAAACGGAGCCGTCGCTGCATGTTGTTTCGTCGGCTCCGTTTTCTCCACTATTAACAAATCCGCGACAGCCTCAGGCCTGAAAAAAGGTTGGGCTTGGGCCTCGGTCTTGGGCCTGGGCTTGGGGCAGCCCGCGGAGCGAATCTTCCAGAAGCTGAGGGCGGCGGTTAAGAGAGCGAGCCAGGTCCATAGGTTGTTGAGGGCAGTGAGAAAACCGAAGCTCAAGTAGTTGAAGGCTAGAGCTTCCACATTAGAATCCAAGAcattcatattttctttttccttttatgaaCTAATAAAACTATTGGATTGGgaatttaacaatttttgtgTTGTGTGAGAGGAAAGGAAAGGATTTAAAGGGTGGGAGAAGCGACAAGTGAGGTAGGGATCTCTAATAAAGATGCCAGAATCGGAACCTAAGATGCCAGTTACAGTGTAAGCTGTCAGTAgtcacaataaataaataaataaaattattatttattggtgttatttttattttaagaataaaaaaataaaaatatatataatataatatgatatgataataCCATTTTGGAAGTAACACATTCACACGTGTGTGGTTAAGAATCTGTTTCAGACTTTCAGTTCCACTCTCGTCGCCTGCACTGTTCCTTAGCTCAGTCTGTGAAGTTTTAAAATACAACTTATATagatttgtaattatttaatttaatttgatttaataatatgtttttaattaaacgGATTGCATAATTAGTTACTATATTACATGCTTTATAGAAGTATAGTAAATTGGATTTCTGGAGTTAAAAATGAAGTATTTACAGCCTCAGAATCTCATCTCATAATatgtatttgttaaaatatatttacttttttattggaTAGATCAAATTCTTTACTCTCtccttttttatatcttttagctttagaaattttacattttattaaatttatgtattatttCATAGCACAAGTCTCTTTATTCACTCCATTgccacaacaacaataatatattaatatgactATTTTAGGAAGTGTTAGGGAAAGACTTACGCTTAAGTTTAATACTTAgaaatatagtaaaaatataCATGAGTCAGATAAAATATCGAAAAGAACTCCAC
It contains:
- the LOC100782725 gene encoding uncharacterized protein is translated as MNVLDSNVEALAFNYLSFGFLTALNNLWTWLALLTAALSFWKIRSAGCPKPRPKTEAQAQPFFRPEAVADLLIVEKTEPTKQHAATAPFSPPLLRGENNSEENGERKGKFTVYYEEEDMGMQCTCDENEGLLTAWKEKEGTETEWWNRWERLLQLRNGESENGWYRWQDLTELNGSVVRIWDGGLSGSSVRESWYNNYNSSCMHVW